One segment of Tamlana crocina DNA contains the following:
- a CDS encoding response regulator transcription factor, with amino-acid sequence MKKKDIKILLVDDEPDILEIVGYNLSNEGYQVITAENGLEGVKKAKKELPHLIILDVMMPEMDGIEACEQIRKNPDLKNTMVTFLTARGEDYSQVAGFDAGADDYITKPIKPKVLISKVKALLRRFKEEDVDDTVKVGSLVINRDEYKITSKGKEIILPRKEFELLSLLASKPGKVFKRDEILDTVWGNEVVVGGRTIDVHIRKLREKLGDESFKTIKGVGYKFVD; translated from the coding sequence ATGAAAAAAAAGGACATCAAAATATTATTGGTTGATGACGAACCAGATATTTTAGAAATTGTTGGTTATAATCTTAGCAACGAAGGCTATCAAGTAATTACTGCCGAAAACGGATTGGAAGGCGTTAAAAAGGCAAAAAAAGAATTACCGCATCTAATTATTTTGGATGTGATGATGCCCGAAATGGATGGCATTGAAGCTTGTGAGCAAATCCGAAAAAATCCCGATTTAAAAAATACCATGGTTACCTTTTTAACGGCACGAGGCGAAGACTATTCGCAGGTGGCTGGTTTTGATGCGGGAGCCGACGATTATATAACAAAACCCATAAAACCCAAAGTGCTTATCAGTAAAGTGAAAGCGCTTTTAAGACGCTTTAAAGAAGAAGACGTTGACGATACGGTAAAGGTAGGTAGTTTGGTGATAAATCGCGACGAATACAAGATTACTTCAAAAGGAAAAGAAATAATATTGCCTCGAAAAGAATTTGAATTGTTATCTTTATTGGCATCTAAGCCCGGTAAGGTTTTCAAAAGAGACGAAATTCTGGATACCGTTTGGGGTAACGAAGTGGTTGTGGGAGGCCGTACCATCGATGTCCACATCAGGAAACTTCGTGAAAAACTGGGCGACGAAAGTTTTAAAACCATAAAAGGCGTAGGCTATAAGTTTGTAGATTAA
- a CDS encoding T9SS type A sorting domain-containing protein, producing the protein MKKNYLAFLFLFFSLFLAQDITAQSMARTRSIEKNIEGLTVYPNPLSSATQSFLTIQSNLNSDKNIEFFDVLGKRLFATVLRGKQLNISQLNPGVYILKITENGISEARKLVIK; encoded by the coding sequence ATGAAAAAAAACTACTTGGCTTTTTTATTCCTCTTTTTCTCCTTGTTTCTCGCCCAAGATATTACGGCACAAAGCATGGCACGAACGCGTTCAATTGAAAAAAATATTGAAGGGCTAACCGTTTACCCCAACCCTTTAAGCAGTGCAACACAATCTTTTTTAACCATTCAATCAAATTTGAATTCTGACAAAAACATTGAATTTTTCGATGTTTTGGGCAAACGCCTTTTTGCAACGGTTTTAAGAGGGAAGCAGTTAAACATTTCGCAATTAAACCCCGGTGTTTATATTTTGAAGATTACTGAAAATGGGATAAGCGAAGCCCGAAAATTAGTGATAAAGTAA
- a CDS encoding T9SS type A sorting domain-containing protein, whose product MKNLYVFLLTLSMTSFCFGQELLTNGNFENWDDPNTPSGWDKYESVAQETSTIHAGSNALKVIATSTRDLTQSVSIQPGETYQISLWYYVETGDGSDARIWSYWLNGTSTVADASTDDALRGPNNDYFTSSPTWQQYTATVTAPSSGVDGFRFEVRSYNNATVYWDDLSFVDTNTLSNKTTEITNFNIFPNPTSLGHVNISSNSTEKMDVTIYNLIGKQVLKPSVINNKIDISSLQAGVYLIKAFQNGKLSTKKLVVK is encoded by the coding sequence ATGAAAAATCTTTATGTTTTTTTACTTACTCTTTCAATGACTTCATTCTGTTTTGGCCAAGAACTATTGACCAATGGTAACTTTGAGAATTGGGACGACCCCAACACTCCTTCTGGATGGGACAAATACGAAAGTGTCGCACAGGAAACATCAACCATTCATGCAGGGTCTAACGCTTTAAAAGTAATTGCTACCAGCACCAGAGACTTAACTCAATCGGTATCCATTCAACCTGGAGAAACTTATCAAATTTCCCTTTGGTATTATGTTGAGACTGGCGACGGCAGTGATGCTAGGATTTGGAGCTATTGGCTTAATGGAACTTCAACAGTTGCTGATGCGAGCACTGATGATGCACTACGCGGACCAAACAATGATTATTTTACAAGTAGCCCTACTTGGCAACAATATACGGCTACTGTAACCGCACCTAGTTCTGGCGTAGACGGATTTAGATTTGAGGTAAGATCATACAACAACGCCACTGTATATTGGGATGACTTGTCTTTTGTTGACACCAACACACTTTCTAACAAAACAACCGAAATAACTAATTTTAACATTTTTCCTAACCCTACATCATTAGGACATGTTAATATAAGCAGCAACAGCACCGAAAAAATGGACGTGACCATTTACAATCTCATCGGGAAACAAGTTTTAAAGCCATCCGTTATAAATAACAAAATAGACATATCGAGTTTACAGGCCGGGGTGTACCTTATTAAGGCCTTCCAAAACGGAAAACTATCGACTAAAAAACTAGTCGTAAAATAA
- a CDS encoding acyl transferase — MIDPNSIFNIKNTNEFEKKALEVFKFQFENNRVYRSFCDLLYKHPSDVKTIVDIPFLPIQFFKTRDVLSSTAPIETTFTSSGTTGSATSRHLVTDLNIYKESFSKGFEHFYGNIKDYVVLALLPSYLEREGSSLIYMVDTLIKASEQPESGFYLNNLSELQKRLTKLDAEGKKILLIGVSFALLDLVETHQFELKNTIVMETGGMKGRRKEMIRAELHQELKRGFGVEHIHSEYGMTELLSQGYSKGKGVFECPPWMKTLTRDTEDPLTINTQQKAGGINVIDLTNINSCAFIATQDLGRVHANGTFEVIGRFDHSDIRGCNLLAL; from the coding sequence ATGATAGACCCAAACTCTATTTTCAACATAAAAAACACTAATGAATTTGAAAAAAAAGCATTAGAGGTTTTCAAATTTCAATTTGAAAATAATAGAGTGTACCGTTCATTTTGCGATTTATTGTACAAACATCCCAGCGACGTAAAAACGATAGTCGATATTCCGTTTTTACCCATTCAGTTTTTTAAAACCCGGGATGTTTTGAGCAGCACAGCACCGATTGAAACCACATTTACCAGCTCGGGCACTACTGGAAGTGCCACCAGCAGACATCTTGTGACTGATTTAAATATTTACAAAGAAAGTTTCAGTAAAGGCTTCGAACATTTTTACGGAAACATAAAAGATTATGTGGTTTTAGCTTTGCTCCCATCGTATTTGGAGCGCGAAGGTTCATCACTTATTTACATGGTCGATACTTTAATTAAAGCCTCCGAACAACCCGAAAGTGGCTTTTACCTCAACAACCTTTCGGAATTACAAAAGCGACTCACAAAATTGGATGCTGAAGGAAAAAAAATATTGCTCATTGGGGTTTCTTTTGCGTTGTTAGATTTGGTTGAAACCCACCAATTCGAACTTAAAAACACCATAGTTATGGAAACGGGCGGTATGAAAGGGCGACGGAAAGAAATGATTCGTGCCGAGCTTCACCAGGAATTAAAACGTGGATTTGGAGTTGAACACATCCATAGCGAATACGGAATGACCGAACTTTTAAGTCAGGGCTACTCCAAAGGGAAAGGTGTTTTTGAATGCCCACCGTGGATGAAAACTTTAACCCGAGATACCGAAGATCCACTGACAATAAATACCCAACAAAAAGCAGGCGGCATCAATGTTATCGATTTGACCAACATCAACTCCTGTGCTTTTATTGCCACACAAGATTTAGGTCGTGTACACGCCAATGGCACTTTTGAGGTGATTGGCCGTTTCGACCATTCAGATATTCGAGGTTGCAACCTGTTAGCGCTTTAA
- the tyrS gene encoding tyrosine--tRNA ligase, whose amino-acid sequence MIKNFVEELTWRGMIQDSMPGTEEHLMEAMRQAYVGIDPTADSLHIGHLVGVMGLKHFQLAGHKPVALVGGATGMIGDPSGKSAERNLLDEETLRHNQNAIKEQLSRFLDFDSDAENAAIIVNNYDWMKNFSFLEFIRDVGKHITVNYMMAKDSVKKRLSSDASVGMSFTEFTYQLVQGYDFLHLYRDKNCTLQMGGSDQWGNITTGTELIRRIDSGKGYALTWPLITKADGTKFGKTEGGNIWLDANRTSPYKFFQYWLNTSDVDAEKYIKIFTFLSREEIEALVKEHNEAPHMRALQKRLAEEITTMVHSKEDLENAIKASNILFGKSTAEDLKQLNEQTFLDVFDGVPQMQLPKSEIENGLDVIAALAEKGGFLKSNGEARRALKENSISVNKEKVNEDYSITAEDLINNKFVLLQRGKKNYFVLQFN is encoded by the coding sequence ATGATAAAGAATTTTGTTGAAGAATTAACTTGGCGCGGCATGATACAGGATAGCATGCCCGGAACAGAAGAACACTTAATGGAAGCCATGCGCCAGGCGTATGTGGGGATTGATCCCACGGCCGATTCTTTACACATTGGGCACTTGGTGGGCGTTATGGGGCTGAAGCATTTTCAGTTGGCCGGCCACAAACCCGTAGCTTTGGTAGGTGGTGCTACAGGAATGATTGGAGATCCTTCTGGGAAATCTGCCGAAAGAAATCTGTTGGATGAAGAAACCTTAAGGCACAACCAAAACGCTATTAAAGAACAGTTATCGCGATTTTTGGATTTCGATAGCGACGCCGAAAATGCAGCTATTATCGTGAACAATTACGATTGGATGAAGAACTTTTCGTTTTTAGAGTTCATTCGCGATGTGGGTAAGCATATCACTGTTAATTATATGATGGCGAAAGATTCTGTGAAGAAACGTTTGTCGTCTGATGCCTCGGTGGGGATGAGTTTTACCGAGTTCACCTATCAATTGGTGCAAGGTTACGATTTTTTGCATTTGTACCGCGATAAAAACTGTACACTGCAAATGGGCGGAAGTGACCAATGGGGGAATATTACCACGGGAACGGAACTCATAAGAAGAATAGATTCCGGAAAAGGATATGCCTTAACTTGGCCATTGATTACAAAAGCTGATGGTACTAAATTCGGAAAAACCGAAGGCGGCAATATTTGGTTGGATGCCAACCGAACATCACCTTATAAATTTTTTCAATATTGGTTAAATACCAGCGATGTAGATGCCGAAAAGTACATTAAAATATTCACGTTTTTAAGTCGTGAAGAGATAGAGGCTTTGGTGAAAGAACACAACGAAGCGCCTCACATGCGTGCTTTACAGAAACGTTTGGCTGAAGAGATTACGACGATGGTACACTCTAAAGAGGATTTGGAGAATGCTATAAAAGCGAGCAATATTCTTTTTGGAAAATCGACTGCGGAGGACTTAAAACAACTTAACGAGCAAACCTTTTTGGATGTGTTTGATGGTGTGCCACAAATGCAGTTGCCAAAATCTGAAATTGAAAACGGCTTGGACGTTATAGCGGCATTGGCTGAAAAAGGAGGTTTTTTAAAATCGAACGGGGAAGCAAGACGCGCCTTAAAGGAAAACTCCATTTCGGTGAATAAAGAAAAAGTAAATGAAGACTATAGCATTACAGCAGAAGATTTGATAAACAATAAATTTGTTTTGCTTCAGCGGGGCAAGAAGAATTATTTTGTGTTACAATTCAATTAA